CTGAAGAGCGCGCCCGTGCGGCTTCGCCGATCATAGACCCAACACAGCCCTTCGCCTCCCGCAATCCGCATTTCAAGCCCAAGGCGAAGAACGTGATTGTCGTCTTTTGCTCCGGTGCGCTGAGCCATATCGATACTTTCGATTTCAAGCCTGAGCTTATTCGCCACCACGGTAAGCCCCTGCCAGGTAACGAAAAACTCGTATCCTTCCAGGGGCCGAATGGAAACCTTACTCAGCCGCTTTGGAAATTTCGCCCCCGTGGTCAGTCGGGCAAGATGGTTTCCGATCTTGTTCCGCATATCGGCGATATGGCCGACGAGTTGTGTTTCATTCACTCTCTGACAAATACATCGAACACCCACGGCCCTGCGGAAAATCTCATGAACACGGGTTTCACCTTTGACGGGTTCCCAAGCATGGGAGCCTGGGTGAACTTTGCGCTAGGTACTGAAAATCAGGACCTGCCAGCTTTTGTGGCCATTGAGGATCCTCGTGGAAATCCACAGTCCGGTCCCAATAACTGGGCCAGTGGTTTTCTTCCTCCGGCCTTTCAGGGTACGCCCTTCAGCAGCACAAAACCGATTCGTTATCTCAATCGGCCAACCACAATCAGCTCTGCCTCGGACGAAGCGACGCGGAAGGCCATTGGCTTTCTTGACGAGCAAAACGCACTTAACTACCCCGGTGACTCAGAATTGGCTGCCCGGATATCCAGCTACGAACTGGCTGCCCGCATGCAGCTATCCGTTCCCGAAGCGGTGGATCTTAAGTCTGAGCCAGAATACATCCGAAAGCTCTACGGAGCGGACAGTTCCAATCAACTCAAAGCCGACTTCGCCAATAACTGCATTCTCGCTCGTCGCCTAATCGAACGCGGCGTTCGCTTCGTTCAACTTTTCAACGGTGCCTATGCGTCAGGGGGAGAACTGAATTGGGATGGTCATAGTGAGCTCAAGGATCAGTATGACGTGCACGGAGAGATCCTCGATCAACCGGTTGCAGGACTGCTCAAGGACCTGAAGCAACGGGGTCTCCTGCAAGACACCTTGGTCGTCTTTGCGACTGAGTTCGGACGTATGCCAATGTTCCAAATGGGTACCTACGGGCGCGACCACAATCCTTACGGTTTCACGTGTTGGATGGCTGGCGCAGGGGTGAAGCCAGGCGTTTCCTATGGCGCTACCGACGAATTCGGTTTCAAAGCCACAGAAAATATCTGCACCCCTCACGACTTTCACGCGACCATCCTCCATCTCCTCGGTCTGGATCACGAGAAACTTACTTTCTATCACAATGGAATCGAGCGCCGTTTGACCAATGTTCATGGTCATGTGATTCGAGATATACTGTCATGAATTGCCGGCGGGTAACGGGGGCGATTTGACGAAGTCGCGGTCAAGATCAAACCCTGGATCCGACTACCTTCGATCAACAGTGTCGATGTCGGTTCAGTGAATGGGTTGAATAAATTGCAACGCGGCATACATATACAGCCGTTGGCTTCGGGAAATTACGATTCATCCCGGTCTCCGGACCTCATCGGTTCGAACCTTTTTCGAATTCCGCATAGAGTGGCGTACCCGATCCACTACTACCGGGAGGTATGGCGGCGTTGTGTTTGGGGATCCATCGGCCGAGGTCCCGGATAAGAGCACGATGTTCCGGGCGGGCCGCAAGGTTCACGCGTTCGCGCTGGTCGTTGCGATGATCGTACAATTCCTCCGAGCCATCGTCATAGCGAATGTAACGCCAATGTTCTGAGCGGATACTGTGGTTATTGGGTCCAAACGTGGTTATGGCTGGACGCTCCCAGACAGCATTGGGTCTGGTTAGTAAGGGCCTCAAGCTGACTCCATCCAGACCTTCTTTTGCCGGAAGCGAACAGAGATCCACCAGGGTGGGATAGATGTCGATGAGACCCACTGGCCTGGATAACGCTTGGTCCGTGAGCAGGCCCGGCCCGGCGATCATCATGGGGACGCGGGTTGATTCCTCCCAAAGCGTTCGCTTGGCCCAGTGCATTTTTTCACCCAGGTGAAAGCCGTGATCACTCCAGAGCACAATGAGAGTGTTGTCCCGCGCTCCACTTTGCTCCAGGCCGTCCAGCACTGTGCCCACGCAATGGTCGACAAAAGAAATACAGGCCAGGTACGACTGCACCAGTGGTTTCCATTCATTGGCTCCCACAACCCAGTCATGCTTGGGTGCGACGTGACCCCAGGTCAGTTCTTTGGCATACTCGGAAAGCTGGTCACGATCAGTAGCCAGGACCTCCGGCATTTCAAGCGTTTCAGGAGGATAGAGATCGAACCATTTCTGTGGCACATAAAGCGGGACGTGCGGATTGGAAAAACCGATGGCCATAAAGAAAGGCTGATCTTCATCCGCCAGCTCTTTCAATCGATTGGCTCCCCAAAGCGCGGTCTGAAAATCCTGCGTGTCCTCATCTTTATCAAACCAGGGTCCCCAGTCCCAGGCTCTATTTGTGTTCGAGCTCAATTGCTTTTTCGGCCTGGGCACGGGCAAGGTGGCGGACACGATTTCGTCAAAGGAATTTTTCTCTTCTTGCAGAGATTGCCCATGAAAGATCTTCCCCCGGGTTGTGAGGTAATAGCCCTGTTGTTTGAAATACTGAAACATCGTTTCCGCATCGCCATTTTCGGAAGCCCCTCTCAATCCGGGTTGCAGAAAATAGATCCCGGTGTTCGAAGGAAGTAGCCCCGAGATCATGCTGACCCGGGCCGGATTACAAATTGGTGCCTGGCAATGGGCGTTGGTGAAAAGCGTTCCGCGCTCCGCGAGCTGATCCATGTTTGGAGTCTTAGCCTGAGGGTGTCCTCCATAGGCACCGGTCCAGTCGTTCAGATCGTCGATGGCAATGAACAATACGTTCAATGGCTTGGCTTGAATGGATAAAAAAAGAAATAGCAGGGTAGCTAGAATGATTAAACTTCTCATATAAAAGTGAACCTTACAGGACAGATTAGAATGTACACAATCTCAACCTCTCATCATCCCTTTTGCTGGGTGTAATTTTCCCTGCACCCGAAATAGGTTGGGCGACTGCGTCCTCGCAGTGCCGCTGATTAGGCCCCACCTAGATGGGTCCATGGAGGTACAGTTTGATTTCTCCCTAAAGGGGTGTGATTTCGACCTGCCCTTCGACCCCGTGTAGTCCTTTGTCTCCCGTATCACTGCACTGGGTATGGTAATGAAGAGTGCCCAAAATAGGAGAGGCGTAGCGCACCTTCCACTGCTCTCCACCCGCCCAGAAAGCGGGCACGATCCTTTGCGTTGGACAAAACTTTTCTTCAATCCACCAGACCGATTTAGATTAAAGTCAGCACAGCTTCTGGCAAGCTACATTCCGCCAAACGCGCAATAAATTCAGTGACGATTCGATTTCTGAATTTTGGGTTAGCATCCGTCCCACATTTTTCTTTAATAACAACCTTCTTGGCGATCGATGAACTTTTTCGATAAATCTCAACGGTTATAAATTATGTTTGGTCTTCACATCGTGGATATCGCAGCAATTGCGCTTTATTTCCTGGGCATCACTTCCCTCGGAATATGGTCAGCCAAGGGAGTTAAATCACTATCGGAATTTGTGATGCCCAGGAAGTTCGGCAAACTCATGATGATGATGCACAGCTTCGGCACCGGCACTCATTCGGATCAGGCGGTGAGCGTGGCATCAAAGACTTTCACTAGTGGATTGTCGGGCATCTGGTATCAATGGATGTGGTTGTTCGCCACTCCGTTTTACTGGCTGATTGCGCCGATGATGCGCCGCTTCCGAGCGATGACTACGGCGGATGTGTTTGAAGCGCGGTATGACCAGTCTGTTTCGGTGTTGTTCGTGCTGGTCGGCTTAACGAAATTCATGATGGTGATCGGCATGATGCTGAAAGGCTCGGGAGTGATTATCGAAGCAAGTTCCGGCGGCGAGCTGCCGGAGGATTGGATGATTCTGATCATGACAGTGATGTTCGTAACCTACGGCTTGGCGGGAGGCTTGAGCGCAGCGATCGTAACGGATTTTGTGCAAGGTCTTTTAACGATTTTGTTTTCGTTCATTTTGTTGCCTGTGGTGCTCAATGCAGTAGGCGGCTTGTCCGGTCTGAGAACTGCGCTGCCGGAAGTAACGGGCCGGGACGACATGCTCTCATTGGTAGCACCGGGCGAAATCGGCGTATTTTTCATCCTGGTGATCGCGACAAACAGTCTGCTTGGCGTGGTCGTGCAACCACACAACATGGGAACTTGCGCCGCCGGGAAATCGGAGATTGAAGGAGCCGTTGGGTTCATGGGGGGCAACATGATCAAACGGTTTTGCACGGTGGCGTGGTGCCTGACCGGGTTGGCTGCGATTGTTTATTATAAAGGGGATGTCGGGCATCCGGATCAGGTCTACGGAATGATGGCACGTGAGTTTTTGCCGATTGGAATGCTGGGAGTGTTTATCGCGGCTTTGCTGGCAACGGTTATGGGATCGTGCGACTCGTTTATGATCGCCGCCTCCGGATTGTTTACACGAAACATTTATCAACACTGGAAGCCGGAGAAATCTCAGACCCATTACCTTTGGGTGGCCCGTGTTTCAGCTCTGATCGTAGTAGCCGGCGGCGTCCTTTTGGCATACACCGCCGAAGGTGTTGTTAAAATGCTCGAGCAGATGTGGAAAGTAGATGCCATGATGGCAATGGCCTTCTGGCTGGGCGTGTTCTGGAGAAGAACGACGGTGGCTGGAGCCTGGGCGGCTACGTTGTCCGCGCTGCTGGTCTGGACGATTACGAGTCAAGGGTGGTTCGGACATTGGCTGGGCGGCTTTAACTGGGCGGTCGAAAGCGGGTTTATCAGAGAAAGCATACAAAACGGTATGACGGTGCGGACGCTCTGGTTGCCTTGGCAGATGCTGGCTTATATTTCAGCCGGCTTTGCTGCAGGGATTATCGTGAGCCTGTTTTCCAAACCGGTGGCAGCGGAAAAACTGGAACGGTTTTATAATCTGCTGCGCACGCCTGTATCGCCTAACGAAATCCTTACCGAGCCTTGCCACCTGCCCGAGGACGCGAAGCCCGGGGACCGTAACGTATTTTTTCCACATAGTAGTTTTGAGATTCCGCGGCCAACCTGGCGTTCGATGAGCGGTTTTTTCATCGCGTGGCTGATGGTGGTAGGCATTATCGGCGGCGTTTGGCTATGGGTGGCAAATTAACATTTTTTGGGTGAAAGAAACAGCGTTGAACATGAATAAGCGGCCAAATGTAATACTTTTTATTGCCGATGGTATGCAGTCGTCGACAGTGACAGCAGGCAGCGCATGTTTGACACCTAACTTTGATCGACTGGCGAGCCGCGGGGTTCGATTCGGGCGAGCCTATTGTTCGACACCGACCTGTTCGCCATCGAGGGCCAGTTTGATGACGGGACTCCTTCCTCACAATCACGGAGTGCTGGAGGTTGAGCACGGTCGGGACGCGGATCAGTGTCTATTACGTACAGACAAACTGCATTTTGCGCAGCGCTTGATTGAGAGCGGTTACTCGACAGCTTACTTTGGCAAATGGCACGTAGAACGAACAAACCGGCTGGAGGATTTCGGCTGGCAAGTGAACCGGGTCAAGAGCGATGAGCATGTGAAATTTATGGGAGTTGGTGACGACGGCGGCTTGCCGGTGGATCCCGAACTGTCCCGCTGGATTGAAGGACCGGTTGCCGGTTATAATCGAGTGCTTCACTACGGCGTTACTGACGTGCCACCTGAAAAACGCTTTGCGCACCGGACTGTCGATGAGGCACTGAATTTTCTTTCCGATAAATACGACGCAAGTGATGGCAACCCCTGGTGCGCGTGTGTGAGCTTTTCCGAACCAAACGAAGCGCTGGTAGTGAGCCGCGAGACCTTTGAGAAGTACGACGTGGATGCGACCCTCCTTCCGGAGAATCTACATGACGACTATTCAGGAAAGCCCAACCTCTACAAACGCGAAGGGGCAATCAGCAAGGAAGTGAGTGACGATGAGTGGCGCATGGCGCTGACCTGTTACTACGGAAGGATTACAGAAGTCGACGCCCAATTGGGTAGACTGCTGGATTGGGTGACGAACACGGGTCAGGCAGAGAATACCGTAGTTATCGCAACGGCGGATCACGGACGTTATGTAGGTAGTCACGGTTTTGACGCGCACAACTTTGGCGCTTTCGAAGAAATTTACCGTGTGCCGATGATCATAGCCGGACCAGGTATCGCTGCTGGGTTCGACTCCGGAGCGCTCGTTAGCCTAGCTGATTTATGTCCTACCATATTGGAGATGGCCGGGGCACAGGTCATTGAGAATTTGGACTTTCGATCTTTCGCCAGTGTCTTGCGAAAGCCTACGGAAAAGGAAGAGGCATTTAATTCTGCCTACGGCGAGTACCACGGCACTCGCTTTCCATTGTGTCAGCGTGTATTGTGGGAAGGTGACTGGAAGTTTGTCTTCAACGGTTTTGATTTTGATGAGTTGTATAATCTCAAAAATGATCCGACGGAGATGGACAACCTGGCTGCTCAACCCGAGCACAAGGACCGCGTTGAGAGCATGATGGCCGGAGTCTGGAAGCGAGCCAAAGAAAGTGGAGATCGCGCCATTGTGGAGACGCACTATTATTCAATGCGGTTTGGGGCAGTGGGGCCCAACGCACTCAGCTAATGAACGCTATCAATTTAAATACGCCCATGAAATTTGCCATCTGCAACGAGACGTTTAATATGAAACTACGACCTTGGTTAATAACTTTGTCACTCCTGACAACACCGCTCATCCTGATTTTTTTCTCGGGCTGTTCTTCAAATTCACAAAAAGCCGACCTCATTGTTTATAACGGGAAGGTAGTTTTAGTTAACGCTGATGATACTCTCGCCGAGGCGATGGCAATTCGAGGCGACAAGATTCTGCGAGTTGGCAGCAACGTTGAGGTATTGGCCCTTAAAGATTCTGCTACCGAGGTGATCGATCTTGAGGGCAAAGCAGTGTTGCCGGGATTGATCGACTCCCACACACACCCGACCAGCGCGAGTATGTTCGAATTCGATCATGAATTGCCAGAGATGCACACAATTCAGGATGTCCTGGATTACGTCAGACTCCAGGCTGGGACAGTTGCAGATAAAGGGTGGATCGTTTTGGAGCAGATTTTTATCACGCGGTTAAATGAGCAACGTTATCCCACACGTGCAGAACTTGATCTGGCAGCGCCACACAATCCGGTAATATTTCGCACCGGCCCGGATGCATCGATGAATTCGCTGGCACTTGAGCATTTTGAAATCGACAAAGACTTTGAGGCACCTCCCGGAAGTAAGATCGAGAAACAACCAGGTACGGGTGAACCGACCGGGATTATTCGAGGCTGGGGCAGCATAATTGATATTCCTTCGACAGGCAGAACTCCGACCGACCAGGACCGTTATGA
The sequence above is a segment of the Verrucomicrobiota bacterium genome. Coding sequences within it:
- a CDS encoding sodium:solute symporter family protein; translation: MFGLHIVDIAAIALYFLGITSLGIWSAKGVKSLSEFVMPRKFGKLMMMMHSFGTGTHSDQAVSVASKTFTSGLSGIWYQWMWLFATPFYWLIAPMMRRFRAMTTADVFEARYDQSVSVLFVLVGLTKFMMVIGMMLKGSGVIIEASSGGELPEDWMILIMTVMFVTYGLAGGLSAAIVTDFVQGLLTILFSFILLPVVLNAVGGLSGLRTALPEVTGRDDMLSLVAPGEIGVFFILVIATNSLLGVVVQPHNMGTCAAGKSEIEGAVGFMGGNMIKRFCTVAWCLTGLAAIVYYKGDVGHPDQVYGMMAREFLPIGMLGVFIAALLATVMGSCDSFMIAASGLFTRNIYQHWKPEKSQTHYLWVARVSALIVVAGGVLLAYTAEGVVKMLEQMWKVDAMMAMAFWLGVFWRRTTVAGAWAATLSALLVWTITSQGWFGHWLGGFNWAVESGFIRESIQNGMTVRTLWLPWQMLAYISAGFAAGIIVSLFSKPVAAEKLERFYNLLRTPVSPNEILTEPCHLPEDAKPGDRNVFFPHSSFEIPRPTWRSMSGFFIAWLMVVGIIGGVWLWVAN
- a CDS encoding DUF1501 domain-containing protein → MKHFTKQARPLLDRRKFLSGAVQGLAGIALTTLLAEERARAASPIIDPTQPFASRNPHFKPKAKNVIVVFCSGALSHIDTFDFKPELIRHHGKPLPGNEKLVSFQGPNGNLTQPLWKFRPRGQSGKMVSDLVPHIGDMADELCFIHSLTNTSNTHGPAENLMNTGFTFDGFPSMGAWVNFALGTENQDLPAFVAIEDPRGNPQSGPNNWASGFLPPAFQGTPFSSTKPIRYLNRPTTISSASDEATRKAIGFLDEQNALNYPGDSELAARISSYELAARMQLSVPEAVDLKSEPEYIRKLYGADSSNQLKADFANNCILARRLIERGVRFVQLFNGAYASGGELNWDGHSELKDQYDVHGEILDQPVAGLLKDLKQRGLLQDTLVVFATEFGRMPMFQMGTYGRDHNPYGFTCWMAGAGVKPGVSYGATDEFGFKATENICTPHDFHATILHLLGLDHEKLTFYHNGIERRLTNVHGHVIRDILS
- a CDS encoding sulfatase-like hydrolase/transferase, which produces MKETALNMNKRPNVILFIADGMQSSTVTAGSACLTPNFDRLASRGVRFGRAYCSTPTCSPSRASLMTGLLPHNHGVLEVEHGRDADQCLLRTDKLHFAQRLIESGYSTAYFGKWHVERTNRLEDFGWQVNRVKSDEHVKFMGVGDDGGLPVDPELSRWIEGPVAGYNRVLHYGVTDVPPEKRFAHRTVDEALNFLSDKYDASDGNPWCACVSFSEPNEALVVSRETFEKYDVDATLLPENLHDDYSGKPNLYKREGAISKEVSDDEWRMALTCYYGRITEVDAQLGRLLDWVTNTGQAENTVVIATADHGRYVGSHGFDAHNFGAFEEIYRVPMIIAGPGIAAGFDSGALVSLADLCPTILEMAGAQVIENLDFRSFASVLRKPTEKEEAFNSAYGEYHGTRFPLCQRVLWEGDWKFVFNGFDFDELYNLKNDPTEMDNLAAQPEHKDRVESMMAGVWKRAKESGDRAIVETHYYSMRFGAVGPNALS
- a CDS encoding sulfatase; translation: MRSLIILATLLFLFLSIQAKPLNVLFIAIDDLNDWTGAYGGHPQAKTPNMDQLAERGTLFTNAHCQAPICNPARVSMISGLLPSNTGIYFLQPGLRGASENGDAETMFQYFKQQGYYLTTRGKIFHGQSLQEEKNSFDEIVSATLPVPRPKKQLSSNTNRAWDWGPWFDKDEDTQDFQTALWGANRLKELADEDQPFFMAIGFSNPHVPLYVPQKWFDLYPPETLEMPEVLATDRDQLSEYAKELTWGHVAPKHDWVVGANEWKPLVQSYLACISFVDHCVGTVLDGLEQSGARDNTLIVLWSDHGFHLGEKMHWAKRTLWEESTRVPMMIAGPGLLTDQALSRPVGLIDIYPTLVDLCSLPAKEGLDGVSLRPLLTRPNAVWERPAITTFGPNNHSIRSEHWRYIRYDDGSEELYDHRNDQRERVNLAARPEHRALIRDLGRWIPKHNAAIPPGSSGSGTPLYAEFEKGSNR